One Cydia amplana chromosome 18, ilCydAmpl1.1, whole genome shotgun sequence DNA segment encodes these proteins:
- the LOC134656526 gene encoding uncharacterized protein LOC134656526, with the protein MRVCILLFCLHWTLANASSEENLKELDFRAKRQINALPLVYPYGATYKLITGFTAPIKNDDKVPLIFLFNFQYQYVQFTNITQLSQYYVINTVAREQRDADVAGRKDERIVFYRSVAEMMDSKGLNGRECVLRAICEAAQFPVEEEGFVGELLHVLLTPDYGKSPFEELDEDLKEAMAPYVDAAVAGRQMFSCSYIYGGCPEGQGILEFISQLRDE; encoded by the exons ATGAG gGTTTGTATCTTGTTGTTTTGTCTACATTGGACTCTTGCAAATGCAAGTTCAGAAGAAAACCTAAAGGAACTAGATTTTAGAGCAAAACGGCAAATCAACGCATTACCTTTAGTCTACCCGTATGGAGCAACTTATAAG CTCATTACCGGCTTCACAGCACCAATAAAGAACGACGACAAGGTGCCCCTCATCTTCCTCTTCAACTTCCAGTACCAGTACGTGCAGTTCACGAACATCACGCAGCTGTCGCAGTACTACGTCATCAACACGGTGGCGAGGGAGCAGAGAGACGCCGACGTCGCGGGGAGGAAGGATGagagaattgtgttttatagatCTGTGGCTGAGATGATGGACTC GAAGGGTCTGAACGGCCGAGAATGCGTTCTGCGTGCGATTTGCGAAGCGGCGCAGTTCCCTGTAGAAGAAGAGGGCTTCGTCGGGGAGCTCTTACACGTGTTATTAAC GCCAGACTACGGCAAATCTCCTTTCGAAGAACTGGATGAAGACCTGAAGGAGGCCATGGCGCCGTACGTGGACGCTGCAGTGGCCGGACGGCAGATGTTCAGCTGTTCCTACATTTATGGTGGCTGTCCTGAGGGTCAGGGGATCTTGGAGTTCATCTCACAGTTGAGGGATGAGTAG
- the LOC134656303 gene encoding uncharacterized protein LOC134656303: MLLALILLNVLTALEAHRQRRYLVYPDGGPTRAQFIIGLGIPVDLKEQAVTVGTVIKFQYYLPSNSTEYTSRIYGFVETVSRDMDGNSNTEDKDSESRKIAVDDDDDKEESQDDVNDSEEGKESQEDSLVDITFNDRRKRSLIYSEGGAVQDKNELTLDEAISRQELIDQKAREEETGPQRMNRWDFYKIIEHMSEKYGYSGRPCLLRTICEAAEIPFTYEHGLLGEIAHILFTPSTTKDELSHHTDNEYHAAERLGRSADGNCESLFPECESSVLETFTEIGVDTLHKFGLY; the protein is encoded by the exons ATGCTGCTCGCACTAATCCTCCTAAATGTTCTCACGGCGCTCGAAGCACACAGACAGCGGAGGTACCTCGTGTATCCCGACGGCGGCCCAACCCGAGCGCAG tTTATCATCGGTTTAGGTATTCCAGTAGATCTAAAGGAGCAGGCAGTGACAGTCGGAACTGTCATTAAATTCCAATATTACCTTCCCTCGAACAGTACCGAGTACACTAGCAGGATTTACGGATTTGTAGAAACTGTGTCCAGAGACATGGATGGAAATAGTAATACTGAAGATAAAGATTCAGAATCTAGGAAAATAGCTgttgatgatgacgatgataaAGAAGAATCCCAAGATGATGTTAACGATAGCGAAGAGGGTAAAGAATCTCAAGAAGATTCTTTAGTGGATATCACTTTTAATGACAGAAGAAAAAGATCGTTGATATACTCTGAAGGTGGCGCAGTACAAGATAAAAATGAGTTGACTTTAGATGAAGCTATTAGTCGACAGGAGCTTATAGATCAGAAGGCAAGAGAAGAAGAGACGGGGCCGCAGAGAATGAATAGATGGgatttttacaaaattattgaACATATGTCTGAAAA ATACGGGTACTCTGGTCGTCCGTGCTTGCTACGTACTATCTGCGAGGCGGCCGAGATTCCGTTCACGTACGAACATGGCCTGTTGGGTGAAATAGCACACATTCTGTTCAC GCCCTCGACAACAAAAGACGAGCTGTCCCACCACACGGACAACGAATACCACGCCGCCGAGCGTCTGGGCCGCAGCGCGGACGGCAACTGCGAGTCTCTGTTCCCGGAATGCGAGTCCTCGGTGTTGGAGACTTTTACAGAAATCGGCGTTGATACACTGCATAAATTCGGACTGTATTAA
- the LOC134656480 gene encoding uncharacterized protein LOC134656480 yields MMTSNAAIISVLCCVAALIRGSETTIGEKAVHRYRRQLLFPNTTLFQVNVGLGTPTPIKTINVNWAIQANFQLPWNRSQIPEDILWANSGYDGESRRKRELEGYDNDAKLYHFYKYVEDALNNFGHNGTACVLKTLCQLGAEPLHTDHEDDLLHEITSYVLNPSNDIAQHPCDEATPYVQAFEHGQNLQGCSRMFQCTSISLLDMFTKVFDSP; encoded by the exons ATGATGACGAGCAATGCGGCGATAATCAGTGTATTATGTTGCGTGGCAGCCCTTATACGTGGGAGCGAGACGACGATAGGGGAGAAAGCGGTGCACCGATATCGGCGGCAGCTTTTATTTCCTAATACCACTTTGTTTCAA GTGAACGTAGGCTTGGGCACCCCAACGCCAATAAAGACCATCAACGTGAACTGGGCCATCCAGGCCAACTTCCAGCTGCCCTGGAACCGCTCCCAGATACCTGAGGACATCCTGTGGGCCAACTCTGGATATGACGGTGAATCCAGGAgaaagagggagttggaagggtaCGACAACGATGCGAAGTTGTACCACTTTTATAAATATGTTGAAGATGCGTTGAATAA TTTCGGTCACAACGGAACCGCGTGCGTGCTGAAAACCCTGTGCCAGTTAGGAGCTGAGCCCCTCCATACTGACCACGAGGACGACTTGCTGCATGAGATAACCAGCTACGTGCTTAA CCCTTCAAACGACATAGCGCAGCACCCATGCGACGAGGCAACCCCATACGTGCAGGCGTTCGAACACGGGCAGAACCTTCAAGGCTGTTCTAGAATGTTCCAGTGCACTTCTATTTCACTCCTCGATATGTTCACTAAAGTGTTTGATTCTCCATAA
- the LOC134656575 gene encoding uncharacterized protein LOC134656575, whose product MVTMKMYQIVILTYVVLIAFVLIGTGDANSERSQRVKRYLSFDNVSHFFYRMNFKANMVPWNQIYAYALGFRMNWDEPPDSFHPYHHLHRRSVYDNLETLLDRNGLNGYHCVRRAVCETQMLLRPTGVYYNILKMVFRKQSSATEKWHNVTEEGCQQSISKCPFSMLEVSTYTDL is encoded by the exons ATGGTTACGATGAAAATGTACCAAATTGTTATATTAACTTATGTAGTTTTAATAGCGTTTGtgttgattggtaccggtgatGCGAATAGTGAAAGAAGCCAGAGAGTGAAGAGATATTTAAGCTTTGACAATGTTTCTCATTTTTTC TACCGTATGAACTTCAAAGCCAACATGGTGCCTTGGAACCAAATATACGCCTACGCGCTGGGGTTCCGTATGAACTGGGACGAGCCCCCCGACTCCTTTCACCCCTACCACCACCTGCATCGGAGATCTGTGTACGACAATCTGGAAACACTGCTGGACAG AAACGGCCTCAACGGGTACCACTGCGTACGACGCGCGGTCTGCGAGACGCAAATGCTCCTAAGGCCTACGGGGGTGTACTACAACATACTTAAAATGGTGTTCCG GAAGCAGTCATCGGCTACTGAAAAATGGCATAACGTGACTGAAGAGGGATGTCAACAGTCAATCTCCAAATGCCCCTTTAGTATGCTCGAAGTGTCAACTTACACTGACTTATGA